The genomic DNA AATACtgagaacattttttttttaatcctgaATACGTGTAAGGGGGTTGCTTGAGGCAGGCTAGCAGACACATCCATTCCCTACTTTTGTGCTGCAGAAGGAGACAACGTTGTATGAGGGGATGTCATGGTGGATTTCGGTGGAATCTTCGAAAATGGAAAAAATCAGCTAGAGAAATTAAAAGGGGAAGTGGACCAAGCTCATGAGATAGTTGATGAGGGCTTGATTTCTTTTGGACTGGAagggtttaattttttgaatcaGGCCGGTTCTGTTTCGGTGAAGCTTATGGTGAATGCCCAACTCAGTTGTCACTAAtcaaagcccaattttgaaggCAAAAGCTCGTCTTgcgaattaaaaaaaagggcCCTCCCCCCAGCAAGTGAAACGTGAGTTTTCACCTAAAGCCCATCTTTAGGTGGGTGAGGCGCACGTGGGCTAGGGCCCGTAATGTTCCCAATGGAAGTATGAGCATTCCATATACCCATAATTAGCCCTCGCTTGCTCTTTCCAAACCAGTTACCAACCACTGCAACAACTGAAGGCCATCCAGTTGATTAGAACAAACCGGCAATCATTTGGACTATCAAATAGTAGAAAAACTATTAATGTTTCCCCAATAACCAATGCTAAAGAGCAAAGTAAACAAACCAGTTCCCACCATTCCTACTGTTAAGAAGATCCTTAAATTCGTTTTATCACCCAAATGTCCAGAGAACTACATTCCCACAGCATAAAATGAGAGGAAAGCAACATCGAGTTCTGTCtcatgccttttgtggtgtcttttgagggaaaaaaaaatgatagaactTTTGAGGACTGCAAGAGGACAGTGGTGGAGATAAAATCTTTTCTTCAATACTCTTTACTTTTGGACAACTGTGCTGACTATcttaatttgcttagttttcatgattttcttgatcttttgtctctttttacctaggtgtttctcttgtatactttcctTGGACCTAGGTTGCACCTTTTACGcattaatgatatttcgattatttatgaaaaaaaaaagaaaaagaaattcctTACTGTATGTATAGGTTGTATATCTTTACACCATGCATATACTTGAATTTGAATTAAAcatttgttataatattaaattttcaGCTTAaggttcttttttcttttccctaaaTCTTACAGCTCAAGTTCATGTTAATTATTTAAAGGTTTAATCTCTGCAGGAAACAAACTATGTTCCCATTACACGAGGTAATAGAGTGGTCCTTATGATCAATGGGTAGGTTcttggattttcttttgtgCTTTAGATAAGAATTTATCTTATCAAGTTACTGTACATGAATTGTTATTCGCACAAGCATCATATTATTCTACATGATATCAAGAGAAATATGTTTACTGAGTTGAGTGGAATGAGTTTCTAGGTTCCAGCTTCCTCATGACACGGTTGCAAATTGATGAAAACTAAAGAACATCAAATCTGTAGTGTGACTCAACCAGAAACTTAAGATTGTTGTGTTGTTGCTTTATGTATTTATACTTAATTTGTACTGTACTCTAAGTTACAGGATCCAATTTAATCATTCTCTTTATTCTAGAGTATAAAGAAGAGGATGCTGATTTGGAAATATCTTGTGTTGGATTAGATGATAGCTAGAAATTTAGATAATTTTCCTGTCAATGCAACTATAAATTTGTCAGAACATTTAGAAGATAGGAAAgggaaaatgtgaaaaaatagataattatccCAACAAGATTATGTGTTTCTTAGACCTTCCTATGGTTATAAGTTCTGGCCAAACATTAGAAGCTTTGAACCGCTGATGCTTGGTTACTCTCCATTCTTCAAGATCCAAGTTTTCTATCGCTGAAGTTTTTGTCAATGTATTGTGATGCTGAACTCAACTCTAAGAATTGATGTCGAAACATTTGGAATTGGCTGTACAAATTCTTTTCCAccacttttagttttttttttctttgttttttttttgataaataatgttgtatataacAAAAAGTGCAGAggagcgcaaccctagtacacatgaagtatacaagagaatgcctaaatagaagaaaagaaaaaaacaaaaaaatcaggaTAACTAATCACTAATAGAGCAAGCCAAGCAGCTGTCCATGTGAAGAGAGTATAGAAGAAGATAGTCGTGAGCTCTCCCAGGGGTTTCTCAGAGTCCTCAAAAACATCTTGCATTCCTTTCTAACTATAAACACCACATGAGACAAAGATGAACCATTTTCTACACAATAGCACTCCGAGAATGACCTCctgtccaccaacaagcaaccAAATCTGCCACACTTCTAGGCATTAcccaaaatgactaaaaatagcGTACCATAAATCCACCATTTACCTTTGTTAAGGGCCAACTCTGAAATTCTTCAGtagattttattaaaagtgaAGGAAATTGAAACTTGGTATTATTGACAAACTGACAACCTGTTTTGAAGATTCTTTTGTACTCGTTACATATTTGATATGCCTAATCATCTGCATCCTACTACCAGTGaatctttaattttaaaataataaattctaaGATTTTCAATTTAAGTCCAATCTGAATCAAATCTGTTTTGCTGTGGTTTTACGTTTTAATTTCAACGGCCACGTGGAGAAAATATTTGCTACATAACAGAGTAAAAGATAGCAGATACTTGTGAACCTAGTTTAGCATGACATGTAAAAGTCCGATTTACCTTGCTGCTGGCCATTGTGTAAGAAGTTGCCTTGCTTTTCAAACCAACTACTCCCATTTAGCACATAAGAGTGATCAAGGAACATAAAGTTTATTCAATCAATGTATTTGTTTCTAGTAGATAAATTTATGTGCCTGGTTAGTTAATTCAGTTAAGCTTTGTTTTGTAGTGTCATTGTTACTTTTTAGGATATTTttcagaaacaaaaaattgtttactTTGTTTTCTCCATTTCCTTATGATGAGCTAGAATTTATCTGATGTTTTACAATCCTCATGGCATACCTCTTGTTTTAGAGAAAATTATTCTTTCGATCGCAGGTTAGGAGCCACCCCTGTAATGGAGCTAATGATTGCATCAGGCAAAGCAGTGCCGAAATTGCAGCTAGAACATGGACTGGCCGTTGATAGAGTGTACACAGGGTCATTTATGACATCTCTTGATATGGCAGGTTTGTTATCACTGACGAGCATTCTGCCTAAACTAATAATATAGTTTTCCTCAGCATCGTGTGTTTTTCAGGTTTTTCAATATCCATCATGAAGGCAGATGAAACTATTTTGCAACGGCTTGATGCTGCAACTAAGGCTCCATCTTGGCCTGTTGGCGTTGATGGTCTGTGAATGTGTTAGAACATCGCTTCCTTTCCTTAATTTCCCTAAATTTCCTTCTATGTTTGAGATGGTCATTCTTGAAGTTCTTACAATGGCGTTAGCATCATTAAGTGATTATGTATATTGATCTAGTCCCAAAAGGAGTTCCACTTATTAGTACGCtcattgtgtgtgtgtgtgtaatatgtataataaatttattgtaTATAAGAAAAGTTCTATTTTGATCTGATTTTCAAAGAGCTCAGGAGTTGTCTTTACTGGCAGGTAATCATCCACCTGCCAAGATTCCTGTTCCAGTGCCACCATCTCGGTCAAGAAAGAGTGATGAGGTATGCTCATGACATTTATTGGTTGCCTCACTGAAAATCAGGTTAAGATGACTTTGCTCTCTGAGACAAGTTAGCTACTCAGTCTggattttacaatttttgtaaCATATTTTCTGTACATGCCTGGTTTGATTGGCTTGAGTTGCTGTCGAAAAATGTGAAACCTTCACATCCAAACGTATGGCAATGTTATCAGCCAGTACATGTGGACATATATGATGGGGTCAGGAAAAGGTTGTGTAGATTATTGTGGTAACTTAATGGTATAAATTTCATCTAAGACCACTGGTCCTCATTCTGTCTTTACTTTTTCTCTTGAATTCTGGAGTGCAATTGACGAGCTTGTGATATGCTGATGTTATATGTTTTTTCCAATTACACATTTCTATGTTTTTCTTGTTTACACTACTTCCTTATTAGACCTGATTGCTGGTATCTACTTTTGACTAGTCATTAAGTCGACCACCACAACTTAATCAACAAGGCCAGATTCTTGAGGCAGCTATTGAAGCAGCAGCAAACGCAGTTATAAATCTTATGGACAGTCTGAATGAATGGGATGGCAAAGTAGGTGATGGTGACTGTGGATCAACAGTGAGTCCTATCCTAAAACTCTTATCATTATTTCCCATTTATTGTTTCACACACTGCATGGTATGTATCATGTCCTGTCTAATTAACTGCATTTGCAGATGTCTAGAGGTGCAACGGCAATTCTGGAGGACATCAAaaagtaagtttttattttggactctttttttttttgtaaattattattattattattattttgtaaattagctgagaaaattacagttttgTGGCAAATATAGAGGACAAAATCCACAGTTTCCATTTATTCTTTGAGAACATCCATACAGATGATTGACCTATTGCATTGTATCTACTTGGTTGTTCAAAGAGGCTTGAAATATCGAAAGTAGATGCTGTTCAAGATGCCATTTGATATGATGCTAAAGTTTGGTGGGTGATTTCTTCATAGATCATTCTCATCTTCTTTAACACctattgaagaaaaagaaaaaagtggtaAAAAGGAAGTGGATAGATGGAGGATGAGTAACTAGGAAGTTATGATTAGATagttgtaattttattattatttttatgattgatAGGATTTATACCCACGTGAATAGAGGAAGCACATATGCACATTTTTATCGAAGGCAGGTATATTCTTTGGGGTGTGAGAGAATTTTAAGTTAACATGGTTGAGCTTTATGAAAATAGATGGTGGagaatgacatatatatatctatatatatcagGAAATTCTCTGatattgtgaaatagaattgcGCTGAATGGCGTTCATTTGGACATATGCCTAATTTGATTTGTTAAACTGATGAGTCTTCTTATGTCAACAGCAGTTAGTTCTTTCATGGCAAAGTTAACTCCAATGTCAAGGTTGCCTGTCTTGGGGCAGTTAATTGTCCTCGAGACTGGAAGTTGAACAACAGGCATGATTTTTCAAGTTCTAAGATGTGACATTTATATAGGGGCGACAAAGTTTGCTCATATCCATTTACCCTCCCTAGTTAAATGGGTACTGggacttatccaaaaaaaagttaattaggTACCAAGCACACTCAATTTGATGGGTATAAATGTATAGTTATCCATTAGGACTAAGATTAGGTGGGTAATAATTGGGTACTCACACACGCGCTATTACCCCAATCTCATAAGCCCTAATTCTCCCCCCAATTTTTCAAACCCTATACTCTCCCCCAAAATCAAACAGGCTCTTGAATTTGAACAGAGGTATCTGAAAATGATAAGCATGTTAACTCAAGGACAGTTGCTTAACTTCCTAGGTATTATTTTGATACTCGGTGAGTATATATcattcacatatatataaaatcgaAGTAATGGGCTGGGTTGAATAGCGAGTAGTGATATACCCAGAGaggaggggagagagagagagagaatcataaGCCTTTAGTTATTCTCCTTATCTTTCTGCATAATATAGTGATGAGTTTAGAGACAAAGATTGGAGAGGTTGTTTACTATAGCTTGTTCATGTCTGGTGAAGACCATTGATAATTTGATAGATATGGTTGTGCTACATATTTgcaattattgaattttttagaCCATCTCACTTTTTGGCTTTTAGCTCCCAGATCTTTGACTTTGTTATATTAGTAATGCAGAAGCACTATTATTGGTTCAAGAtgatcaaaatttcaaattaagctAACTGCTTAATCTTCATCTGCTCCCAGCTATCCTCTGAATGATGCTGCAGAAACAGTGAACGAAATTGGATCATCTATTAGAAGAGTTATGGGAGGAACTAGTGGAATCTTGTATTTTACTTAACCTGATTCTTTTCTTGATTAAGCTTTAACAATAATGTCTTTTGAAAACTAGTTTCTTTCACATTAGTATGAAAAATCACTTCATCTCTCTTTTGAAAACAGATATGATATATTTTGTAAGGCAGCATATGCACAGTTGTCAGCAAGCTCCCAGTCAGTTGTGACAGCAAAACAATGTGAGATGATCCTCCCAATGCTATAATAACCAGACTTGCTCTTTCACTCATTGACTTTCTTGATTCAGGGGCTGAAGCACTTGAAGCTTCCATTGCTGCAGTCAGTAAATATGGCGGAGCTAGTGCTGGTTATCGCACATTGTTAGATGCCCTCATTCCAGCATCATCAATGCTTCAGGAGGTTGTTAACAATGATCGTTATCTTTGTGTTCATAGTCGATGTGGCCTCATGGGACTAATATATCTAATTTCACTTTCACGTACAGAGGTTAAATGCTGGGGATGTTCCTTACACTGCTTTTGTCCTCTCGTCAGAAGCAGCAGTGGTTGGGGCTGAGTCAACCAAGGACATGCAGGCACAGGTGACATTCTTATTAGTCATTTTCCTTATTTCATTGGGATTGAGCCTTTTTCTTTAGCCGTTGTTTCTGCTCAAAGGACATGAATGTAAATAGCGTTTGAACAACAGAagtcacatcaatctacatgtTTCTTTCTCTGAATCCTGTGAGCGTCAATTTGATCTTGGAAATGACTAGGGTTCAAACAAAATGATTAAACAGTCATAGTTGGATCATATATTTAGACATTTCCTGTCCTATCtgttaatactttttaagaTCCATactgttggatttttttttttttgaaagaagcaTGCATATATGGGGGGATTTGATGGGATTGCTTTTGTAGGCTGGGCGTTCAACCTATGTATCTGGGGAGATCCTTTCATCAGTTCCAGATCCTGGTGCAATGGCTGCAGCTTCATGGTACAGAGCAGCAGCTTTAGCTGTCAAGGACAAATACGGCGCTTCCTCATGAGCCAATGCTCTAGCCCCTCACGCAATTACTGCTGCTTTTTAGCTGCAGATTAACCAAAGTTTTGTTCATGATTTTACGGTAGTCTAACTAGTTAGGCTCTCCGCTTATGCTTTTTTTGCTTAAAGCTGAGAGAGCGCGTTTGGCCCTAAGTTAACATGAGTACAGAAAATGACTATTGGGAATAACATGCATTCAAATCCGAGCATATGATTGTACTGTTTCAGAGTACAGAATATGATATTTAATGGTCCATGTCAGATCATTTTTTGTGCTTTAAACCCCGAATTATATCACTGTCTTATCATAACTTTATAGTTGTTGATGATGATACTCGAGTGTAGGGTAGGACCCTGGTTCAAGCTTAAAAAGCGCCAAAGTAGCAAGTGGAACCCAGTGGGGAAAATTTTGGGGTTTAACTCAGGGGTGGGCCAAAATAGGAGAAAATTCAGATGGGatttttttacaagtatttTACCAACTAATTGAGATTGTCAAATGACTTCACTAGGATGGAATTTTTTAATGGACAAGTTAAACAACATACAATCTGTATCCCCTCAAAATCAACGTAAAacctttttcttccctttttttttttttaaaaaaaaaaaatctgtaggCTATTGCCCCCTTTTGTTTGCATTAtcttttgttgagaaaattggTGAAACAAAAGCATtattcaaaaatgaaaaatgttagggataccaaatttttttataaagagaagCTTACTAAATTGATGTGTAATTCATTCATTggatataaacaaaataattaattaaaagaaatgtaatggtactaatgaatgagctacacatcagtGTGATAAGactcttggtaaaagatttggtactcttagcatttttttttcttctagcttTTAGATTGGAACCATATGTATAGTTTTGATATTTTCGCATTATAAGTCAACCACTATGATGAAACAATTGTTCGATCTTGATATCACCAGAAATTTTCACATTATAACGACTATGTTGAAACAATTGTTCGATCTTGAAAATGGTGATATCTCCGGtgaagattttattttctttattttttaaagtacattgcaagaaaacaagaaacaaacaaagGGGGGGATCCTTCCTACTCGTTagaggagaaaaaaggaaaggggtAGAGGAAAAGGGAATGCTGTCAGAATTAGATCTGGCTGCGGCTCAATGTGCCACTGAGTGGGCACAAAAGTTTGCACTTCTATTAATCTTCCTAACTTCCCTTGAGGAAGCAAAATGAATAGCATCTAAGGAATCCAAAATAATGGGAGAGATCCTCCAATCTAGAGCAGAATTTGGATGTTGGAGAGCTAGAACCACCACTTCAGAGTTGCCTACAAGTATAAATCGATCAAGAAGAAGCGTAGTCGCTAATGAGATAGCTAGCTGAGCTGCCAAAACTTCCCCCACATTTGGAGAACATGAAGGACTAATCTGGGAAATCATGTGGATAATCTGGCCTTCAGAATTGCGGCAAACAGCTGCCTGAGTTGAGAAAGAATCCCGAATGGCAGTATCGAagttattttgtcttattgatataattttgcaatacaactgctacataatgtgtctaataaaatgggttGATAAGATAACCACCTTAaaaacaagctgggtggattgacgcgaggaactgtcggtatctcagtggatggaggtatataaccgtccaaaaggcctaatatataactaagctggggcggtgtagttgccagcaccaaacaggtaaacctctaaagtgtgagggacataacggacgtaagcgggctgagagctcatgagaagaggtttgaagaaagattatcataaaacacaaactaatctgtcattacgctgcattcacaactcattcattattatatattttagtttttaatcttatttgttcaaactagtctttttagtctttatatctaggaaaatagattactcacttgtttgcctatgtaaatatgataacgtcatctttacatagatcttgatgcaggaatagaaagtgaggacgatggtccttttactggttttgatggttgatagaccatctgctgcaggatttatgcttactctatggagcaagtctcatttatgttaatcgcttttattatgtat from Corylus avellana chromosome ca6, CavTom2PMs-1.0 includes the following:
- the LOC132183826 gene encoding putative 3,4-dihydroxy-2-butanone kinase isoform X1, coding for MAFQGKKLINDPKDVVTEFIEGLVETYPGLQFLDGFPEVKVVLRADVSSSTYDKVAIISGGGSGHEPAHAGFVGEGMLTAAICGDVFASPPVDSILAGIRAVTGPMGCLLIVKNYTGDRLNFGLAAEQAKSEGYKVETVIVGDDCALPPPRGIAGRRGLAGTILVHKVAGAAAAAGLSLAEVATEAKCASEMVGTMGVALSVCTLPGQVTSDRLGPGKMELGLGIHGEPGAALADIQPVDVVVSHVLNQILSPETNYVPITRGNRVVLMINGLGATPVMELMIASGKAVPKLQLEHGLAVDRVYTGSFMTSLDMAGFSISIMKADETILQRLDAATKAPSWPVGVDGNHPPAKIPVPVPPSRSRKSDESLSRPPQLNQQGQILEAAIEAAANAVINLMDSLNEWDGKVGDGDCGSTMSRGATAILEDIKNYPLNDAAETVNEIGSSIRRVMGGTSGILYDIFCKAAYAQLSASSQSVVTAKQWAEALEASIAAVSKYGGASAGYRTLLDALIPASSMLQERLNAGDVPYTAFVLSSEAAVVGAESTKDMQAQAGRSTYVSGEILSSVPDPGAMAAASWYRAAALAVKDKYGASS
- the LOC132183826 gene encoding putative 3,4-dihydroxy-2-butanone kinase isoform X2 is translated as MAFQGKKLINDPKDVVTEFIEGLVETYPGLQFLDGFPEVKVVLRADVSSSTYDKVAIISGGGSGHEPAHAGFVGEGMLTAAICGDVFASPPVDSILAGIRAVTGPMGCLLIVKNYTGDRLNFGLAAEQAKSEGYKVETVIVGDDCALPPPRGIAGRRGLAGTILVHKVAGAAAAAGLSLAEVATEAKCASEMVGTMGVALSVCTLPGQVTSDRLGPGKMELGLGIHGEPGAALADIQPVDVVVSHVLNQILSPETNYVPITRGNRVVLMINGLGATPVMELMIASGKAVPKLQLEHGLAVDRVYTGSFMTSLDMAGFSISIMKADETILQRLDAATKAPSWPVGVDGNHPPAKIPVPVPPSRSRKSDESLSRPPQLNQQGQILEAAIEAAANAVINLMDSLNEWDGKVGDGDCGSTMSRGATAILEDIKKYDIFCKAAYAQLSASSQSVVTAKQWAEALEASIAAVSKYGGASAGYRTLLDALIPASSMLQERLNAGDVPYTAFVLSSEAAVVGAESTKDMQAQAGRSTYVSGEILSSVPDPGAMAAASWYRAAALAVKDKYGASS